The Mauremys reevesii isolate NIE-2019 linkage group 1, ASM1616193v1, whole genome shotgun sequence genome segment tgccctgccctcacctgcctgtgcccctggccccaggcaggaaCCTTCTCCCAAGGtaaccttcctctccatgtgcagctccagcttctcttcagtccctttgctGTCACGcacactggtaaggggctttctcaactcgctcctataaatctggagtgtcgcttcgagtgtcttctctgctattgtggttcctggaggtggcgatgtcagatccatccctgctggcagagtgcagcgATCTGGGTTAGTCTGGTTTCCTGCCACGCTATCATTCCTGCCGGTCTCTATGGTGGTATCTTCCACTGGCGTTGGAGGAcgtgtggaagaagaggagcttgtgCTTTGCCTCCCTGTCTGCAGGAAATCGGTCTCCATCTCACTGAACTCCACACTGGCTCCCCTGGCTTGGCCGGCGTGAGGCAGCTTTGCCGGGGGCTCTGGATCCGGggtgagcagccccctctgcatgaTGAGATGCTCACGCCTTATGTGGAGTTcgatggggtgggcaggctgttgtcccattgttgggaatgccgctgtcctgtgcctgcctggctccctaggggggcggagtggcccaggcagggcagtctctgtcaggaggggagcatctctgtgcgactctctCACGACCTTAGGAAAAGCCTTCGTTTGGATCTGCCAGCATTTCTGAGCCACGTGATCCTGCAGTTTGACCCCCGCCATGGGCACAAAcctggccaggatggcatcaggggATGCCATAATCCTGTGGgcctttgggggcaggggtccccaggggcagACCCATGGCTCTTGGATCTCCTGTGCATGCTGAGGCCTGCTGTCGGATCTCAGGGGCTTTgggacctttgctggaaatccacatttgggcCGATCTGTGTTGAATTCCCATTGCTGCTTGGTGTCCTGCTCACCCAGCAATGGTTCTCCCGGGATGGGGATTTGTGGAGCCCCCAGTTGGCTCTGCAGATGCTTCTGTCGGATGTTGAAGTCTGAGTCATGGGCTGACATCTGGTCCAGACCTATGTTCTGCTCTCGCCAGTctcgtctgctgtgggcagggggcctggggagaggctgggcttggatgggatgagtgGATCCTTCCCAGCTTGTGACAGTCATGATCTCCCTTGTGTGGCAGAGGGGCTCTGACCAAGTCACGGAggcttctctcagggaaaaggagctgggactccagagggcagaggtggtggattccCTAGAGGAGTAGGAGAACTGGCTCATCACAGATGTCGAcacactcggcctgtgggagaaagcagacagggacagatgggacatggccctgctgagcaaaggcagggcttgggcacagccttccaactgtagtgcaatggggcagtgcctaggcatgcattgcacaccacaccctgacacaaggacatcagctgggtaacgaaggactgagagggggagccggcactcattttatctagaacgataaccccttcgtcacacgcacatgtgcagcacctagcacaatggggccttgagcatgatcggggatctactgctattttaatagaaagattagctaacaagaattggtttgggggaggaagatgtgagcatgtgtgtgtaaccctttccagaggatgttgagaaggccaagactataaactcTAAAAGGGATTAGATAAAttaatcaatggctattagctaaggtgggcagggatggtggcccATAGTCTATGtttgtctgaagctgggaatgggcgacaggggatggatcatttgatgattccctgttcgggtcattccctctgctgcactggcattggccagttttggaagacaggatactgggctagatgaacctttggtctgacccagtctggctgttcttatgttcttacattctaacccactggaaaactgtcctcTTCTAATGGCTGATACACTAGAGGCTAACAACTTACTATTGCTCCCAGTTAATTCAGTTTCTCCGGCGGTGGAGGTCTGTGCTATGGTCCTGAAAGTCCTGGCTGATGACTCATGTTTGGGGTCTATCACGTGGTgtcccactcactgcttgtctggtgcctactctggggattagctcttgaggtcaatgccccttccaattgtcgcatgtggtcactgtcactcccacagtgacccagacAGTTTTCCTGTTCACTGCCCCGCCGGTCCATGCCGTGCccttgggggctgggagggaaacCTGGGTCCCCACTTCACactgggctccaggccagggaccctcaacccagcagttctgggccttcctctcccagcctggactgcttcctactacCCCTGGttccctccttgctctgggtgcaccagctccaaacactcccccctcttcccagggaggggctgccctttcccagcctcagcccctgtctggtgccagcttcctggctttataggccccgTCTGTTCCTGCCCGCTGAGCCTGCTtggatcaattccctgctccccgtctcttcctgcaggtgcaccctgtggagttcatgggcctgcctggccacctgagccccttccagtgctgtgtggggtggacaccccctcacagggtgtcattggattgctttttccttccaacacagcacgggcaggttctagacagtcgcctgctggcagatattgccctacagaaggatttgatcctactcacaaccccaactTGCAGTCTCTGCTTTTCATTTCTGATAATTcctcacctcactttcactggtctctcaccttggaagctaaagcctcttagtggctttttccctgttattttaggatcctggagtgtctggtttttcccgctccctcctctctacattcactctcccctcccacccagcccccagtctggtgcccccTGGTTAGTTGCCTTACGGCATCAGAACTTCATCCAGGTGTCTGGCCACGTCCTGTAGCCTCCTGTCAACCAGCCTGAGGCGCTGAGCCAAGGGGAACTTCTCCAGgtgcacagggcagctgtggaacagagagagcagatagctgagtgcaggccctgctctcaggccctcttttacccagaggggcggcaccgaaaggctccctgtcccGTTCTCCgctgaggcagcctcctcccctgcaatacccggGCCTGGTTTGGGGTTAGCTGGATTGTGAGGTGAGACTTGTCTAGTGCTGAGGAAGTCAGAGTGTATCCTACTGGCAGCGTGTGTGCCATGTCCCGCCCACAGAAGCTAATCAACAtataggataacagcctactatagctgccaactaatacagctacctcttcagctctaaggggtgctttatgctgcagagctgaaggtccaggattcaaatcctgctgggaactgctgctgggggactggagaaggggccgttacacaagtgctgctggatccctttcaccCTTCTCACTGTACCAGAAAGCCCAGCCTTCCTGCTGATCTCTCTACCTCGCCTGCACGGGGCTGCTCccaaaaaacattttctccccgtcttgggaggggaggatggtccagtccagtccagtcgaCACAATATACCCCTCCATCACCGCTGCCCCAGGTTAAATGAACCGTACGATGCtcgaggaagggaatgacccacggTATGATGCGTGGGGGTGGAGtagagatggcaacttctgctgggtgggaatgaattgcaggagtctaaaggagaagagttgcttgcgtggtacataggtcggggcaggggagggattatTCGGGCTACTGCCCCTGGGTGGGGATGAATTGCATGGCACTAAAGGAgaggactgacccactgcagattcaTGGAGGGGGGCACTGCTTACCATGTCTCTAgggatgcaccagcctcctccagctcttcctcacagcacccaaaagctgccagaagtgagacataaaggagacattgagctgcttggggaccctctgcttcctagcagcctattgccccagatttcagaggcagcctgtgaacggagccccagccagtgcctctgcatGACTCTGGGCACGACTGCAccttcgcaggaagaggggaggcaggtggggaaatggaccctatttctctgctttgcatggggctggggtctgccaccgcagctgtggggtcaggggctgcttaccttttggtttctgctttttctttttgtgtctcctcttcctccgaagagcctgccacacacagagaaagcaccaaggttagaagagaactcctcaataaacccaggagaacaatgagccagaggtgattgccatgtggggccagggggaagTTTTTCTTTGTGGAAGAGTATTGCACTATGAGGCCTCATGGGTAGGCATTGTGCTTTCATGTGATGCAGACAATGTAGGGCACACAGCACCACCCATAACAGGGGTCACTGGAACAATCCAGGGgttggagaaacagggattgctggtacccggagcctgcagagtttataagcattgaaggagagagcctgcaaagttctctctcctgcagagatgacaaaactctgcaggttttaggattgcagGGTATGCAACTAACCCCCAATACCATGCATGGAATTCAGACCTTGGGGGAGAAATTCGACctctggaagttgaaactagacaaattcagactggaaagaaggtgtccatttttaacagtgagaggaattaaccgttggaacaattgaccaaggtcatggtggattgattctccatcactggccattttaaaaatcaagattggacattttaataaaaggtatgcAGTAGGCATTATTGTGTGGAAGTTCTTTGGCTTGCGTtagacaggagggtcagactagaagattccaatgggcccatcttgccttggaatctatgaaaaacaacaccttacacaagtctaagtttgtcacatctatgtttgacatggcccaatttccataaaacattgttaacctgctttaaatatattcccgtcctttaattctttattgattgattcccatatcagtttgtccattatttcaggctaactggcctataaGAAGCTAGGCCAACCTCCCGTAGCTTTTTGAATGTTGACAAAACATTAGCAcacttccagccttctggaattccctcaggaatcctaAATTTGTTCAAAAATTAATGTCAGTGGGCCAAtaacctcctgagccagctctttgaggactcttgggtgcagatgatccgagcctgctgattgaaaaatacttatgtttggtttctgcattcagctggcatcaatccagcctttccatctctctaggagtc includes the following:
- the LOC120392897 gene encoding uncharacterized protein LOC120392897, producing MPPSVSTSVMSQFSYSSRESTTSALWSPSSFSLREASVTWSEPLCHTREIMTVTSWEGSTHPIQAQPLPRPPAHSRRDWREQNIGLDQMSAHDSDFNIRQKHLQSQLGAPQIPIPGEPLLGEQDTKQQWEFNTDRPKCGFPAKVPKPLRSDSRPQHAQEIQEPWVCPWGPLPPKAHRIMASPDAILARFVPMAGVKLQDHVAQKCWQIQTKAFPKVVRESHRDAPLLTETALPGPLRPPREPGRHRTAAFPTMGQQPAHPIELHIRREHLIMQRGLLTPDPEPPAKLPHAGQARGASVEFSEMETDFLQTGRQSTSSSSSTRPPTPVEDTTIETGRNDSVAGNQTNPDRCTLPAGMDLTSPPPGTTIAEKTLEATLQIYRSELRKPLTSVRDSKGTEEKLELHMERKWVW